The region CTTGCCGGCGCCCATCGCCAGAATGACGGTGGCAGCGCCAGTGACGATATCGCCGCCTGCGAACACGCCCGCCTTCGAGGTCGCGCCCGCTTCGTCGGCCACGATGTTACCCCGTTTATTAACCGCCAGGCCGGGAGTGGTGTCCTGTACCAGCGGATTGGGGCCCTGACCGATGGCCATTACCACCGTTTCCACCTCAAGGACGTAGTTCGAGCCTTCGACAGGCACCGGCTTGCGCCGGCCCGACTCGTCCGGCTCGCCCAGCTCCATCTTGATGCACTCGATCCCTTTGACCCAGCCCTTGTCGTCGCCCAGCACCCGGACAGGGGCGGTCAGCAGACGAAACTCGACGCCCTCTTCCTTGGCGTGTTCGAGCTCCTCGTGCCTGGCCGGCATCTCGTCCTCCGAGCGACGGTAAACGATATAGACCTTCTCGGCGCCAAGGCGGAGAGCCGTGCGGGCCGAGTCCATAGCTACATTGCCCGCCCCGATGACGGCGACCCTGTTGCCCACCCGCACCGGCGTGCCGGTCTGCGGGAATTTGTAGGCTTTCATAAGATTGACGCGGGTCAGGAATTCGTTGGCGGAATACACGCCGTTGAGATTTTCGCCGGGAATGTCCATGAAGTGCGGCAAACCGGCCCCCGTGCCGATGAATACGGCGTCGAAGCCTTCCTCGTTCAGGAGTTCGTCGATAGTGTAGCTTTTACCGATGACAGCGTTCACCTGGATATCGACCCCCAGCTTGCGCAGGGCGGCGATTTCCCGCTGAACAATGGCCTTCGGGAGACGGAACTCGGGAATACCGTACATCAGCACCCCGCCGGGAGCATGGAGAGCTTCGAAAACGGTCACCTTGTAGCCGAGACGCGCCAGGTCGCCGGCGGTGGTCAGCCCGGCCGGGCCGGCGCCGATGACCGCCACCTTGCCGAGAACCTCGGCAGGCAGAGCGGCGCTTTCCTCGCGTTCCTTAGCCATAGCGCAGTCGGCGGCAAACCGCTCCAGCCGGCCGATACCGACCGGCTCGCCCTTCTTGCCCATTATACAGAA is a window of Selenomonadales bacterium 4137-cl DNA encoding:
- the gltA gene encoding NADPH-dependent glutamate synthase; the protein is MQQVKHKMPEQAAEERRRNFNEVALGYEAETARAEAARCLQCKTAPCRQGCPVEVDIPKFIKHVKDGDFDAAIDEIKTKNNLPAVCGRVCPQEDQCEKFCIMGKKGEPVGIGRLERFAADCAMAKEREESAALPAEVLGKVAVIGAGPAGLTTAGDLARLGYKVTVFEALHAPGGVLMYGIPEFRLPKAIVQREIAALRKLGVDIQVNAVIGKSYTIDELLNEEGFDAVFIGTGAGLPHFMDIPGENLNGVYSANEFLTRVNLMKAYKFPQTGTPVRVGNRVAVIGAGNVAMDSARTALRLGAEKVYIVYRRSEDEMPARHEELEHAKEEGVEFRLLTAPVRVLGDDKGWVKGIECIKMELGEPDESGRRKPVPVEGSNYVLEVETVVMAIGQGPNPLVQDTTPGLAVNKRGNIVADEAGATSKAGVFAGGDIVTGAATVILAMGAGKKAAAKIHEYVQNKKAAR